A window from Phalacrocorax aristotelis chromosome 5, bGulAri2.1, whole genome shotgun sequence encodes these proteins:
- the ACKR3 gene encoding atypical chemokine receptor 3 has protein sequence MSALDLTSILDFLETANLTEINWTCNNSDCITVDATTCPGTLNKSALLYTLSFFYIFIFVIGLVANSVVVWVNLQAKTTGYETHLYIFNLAIADLCVVVTLPVWVVSLVQHNQWHMGEITCKITHLIFSINLYSSIFFLACMSVDRYLSVAYFTNSSNRKKKIIRRCICILVWLLAFSASLPDTYYLKTVSSNNETYCRPVYPEESFKEWLIGMELISVVLGFLIPFPVIALFYFLLVKTISTSSDQERKSNGKIIFSYVVVFLVCWLPYHVAVLLDIFYSLHFIPFSCQMENFLYATLHVTQCFSLVHCCVNPILYSFINRNYRYELMKAFIFKYSAKTGLTKLIDASRVSEAEYSALEQNAK, from the coding sequence ATGAGTGCACTTGATTTGACTTCCATCCTCGATTTTCTGGAGACGGCCAACTTGACAGAGATCAACTGGACGTGCAACAACAGTGACTGCATCACGGTTGATGCAACAACATGCCCTGGCACGCTCAACAAAAGTGCCCTGCTATACACCCTGTCCTTCTTCTACATTTTCATCTTTGTCATAGGGCTGGTGGCCAACTCGGTTGTGGTATGGGTCAATCTCCAAGCCAAAACGACTGGCTATGAAACCCACCTCTACATCTTTAATTTGGCTATTGCCGATCTGTGTGTCGTCGTCACCCTTCCAGTGTGGGTCGTCTCCCTTGTCCAGCATAACCAGTGGCATATGGGAGAAATCACGTGCAAGATAACTCACCTTATATTTTCCATCAACTTATACAGCAGCATCTTCTTCCTGGCATGCATGAGTGTGGACCGCTACCTCTCAGTTGCCTATTTTACCAATTCCAGCAATCGCAAGAAGAAGATAATTCGTCGCTGCATCTGTATCTTGGTATGGCTCcttgccttctctgcatctctCCCAGATACCTATTACCTCAAGACTGTCTCTTCGAACAACGAAACCTATTGCCGCCCTGTCTACCCAGAGGAGAGCTTCAAAGAGTGGTTAATTGGCATGGAGCTCATCTCCGTCGTGCTGGGCTTTCTTATCCCTTTTCCCGTCATTGCtctcttttatttcctccttgtGAAGACCATTTCCACCTCCAGTGACCAAGAGAGGAAGAGCAATGGGAAGATCATTTTCTCCTATGTTGTTGTGTTTCTTGTCTGCTGGTTACCTTACCATGTAGCTGTCCTGCTTGACATCTTCTATAGCCTCCATTTCATACCTTTCAGTTGTCAGATGGAGAACTTCTTGTATGCCACTCTTCACGTCACTCAGTGTTTCTCTCTAGTCCATTGCTGCGTCAACCCCATCCTGTACAGCTTCATTAACCGCAACTACAGATATGAGCTCATGAAAGCCTTTATTTTCAAGTACTCTGCCAAAACTGGTCTCACTAAACTTATCGATGCTTCCAGAGTGTCAGAGGCAGAATACTCTGCTCTggagcaaaatgcaaaataa